In the genome of Achromobacter sp. MFA1 R4, the window GATCCAAATGGACGGCAATTCGGCGAAACATGGTGACCTCCCGGGGGCGTAAGCAGCGGGGCGTTGCTGGGTGCACGCGGTCATTCGATCTGTAGCGACTTGTGCTGGCTGCCGGCGGTCTTGGGCAGGGTCAGGACGAGCACGCCGTTTTCGCAGACCGCCTTGGCGCCGGCCTGGTCGATCGGGCTGGCGAGCGACACCGACCGCTGCACGCGGCCCCAGTATCTCTCCTGGCGGATGACGTTGTCGCCTTCCTTGACCTCGCTGGATTTCTCCTTGTTGGCGGAAATAATCACCGTGTTGCCATCGATCGTGACCGAGATATCTTTCTTGTCGATCCCCGGCACCTCCGCCTTCAGCACATACTTGTCCGTGGCCTCGGTGATGTCGATATCCATGCGTGGACTCTGGTCGTCGCCCTGTTGGCGGATCGGCCTGAGAAATGCCTGGAACACATCCGCGAACGGGTCGGTCGAGAACGGGCTGTATTGGGTCAAGCGTGCCATGGCTGTCTCCTTCGTGAAATGACGGGATAGCCTCCCGCCTTGATTCCATCTTGCGCGGTTGTGCCCGGACAATGTTGACGATTGTCAATGCCAAAACGGGGACGCTGCGATTTGCGCCGACGCCCCTGGCCGGCTGAGGCGGCCCGCCAGCCAGATGGATGAGCCCGTGCATGGCAAGGACGGATGCAAACATTGACCGCCGTCAATGGCTGCGGCAAGGTATGCGTCATGATGGAACCGGACAGCCCTGGCTGTCTTCCGAGACATCCCAACCCGCGAGGCCATTGTGAAGAACGTGCTCATTCCCATCGACGGATCCGAAAACTCCCTGCGCGCTGTCAACTACATGATCGAACACGTCCGGGAATACGGCCCCTGCACCATCCATCTCCTGAACGTGCAGATGCCCATCGTGTCGGGGACGGTTCGCGCGTTCATTTCCAAAGAGATGATCCAGGACTACTACGATGATGAGTCCAAGGCCGCGCTCAACGAGGCGAAAGCGGCATTGGACAAGGCAGGCGTCATGTACCAGCCCGCCATGCGCGTGGGGCAGATCGCCACGACCATCACCGCCTACGCCACGGAACAGGGCTGCGACCACATCGTCATGGGATCGCGAGGCCTGGGCGCGGCGGGCAGCCTGCTGCTGGGGTCGGTGGCCTTGAAGGTGCTGCACACCACGCACGTCCCCGTGGTCCTCATCAATTAGGCCGAGGCCGCCATGCGCAAGCGGACTTCTCGCGGCGCATGGCGTTCCAGCGCGGCCGCCCGCGCGCGCCGCGTTCTCGGCGCAATCGCAGTGTGCCTTGGCGCGGTGCCCGTGCTGGCGCAGGTGTTGCCCGAGGAGGTGGAGCGCGCCTTCCGCCAGGAAGTCTCGCCCGCGCTCGCGCTGCCGAAAGACGAACAGGCCAGGTACGGCGCCCTGGCCGAACAGTCCCTGCACGCGGCCGGCGTGTTAGCCCTGGGACCGCAGTACGTCCTGGTCGTCGACCGCAACGTCAAGGTACAGGCGGCGATCCTGTACTGGCTGCGCGTCGGGGAGCCGCCCCATTACGTCGGCGCCGCGCCGGTCTCCACCGGACGGGTCGGACAATTCGATCACTTTGAAACGCCTGCCGGGGTGTTTGCCCACACGCTGGCCAATCCCGACTTCCGCGCCGAGGGCACGCCCAACGCCAAGGGCATCCTCGGCTATGGCGCGAAAGGCATGCGTGTGTACGATTTTGGCTGGCAGGACGCCAGGCAAGGCTGGACGCCGGACGGCGTCAGCACTATGCGCCTGCAGATGCACGCAACCGACCCGCGCGTCCTGGAGCCCCGGCTCGGCACCCCGCAGTCCAAGGGCTGCATTCGCATCCCCGCCACCCTCAACCAGTTGATCGACCGCCTGGGCCTGCTGGATGCGGAATACGAACTCGCCGCGGATCTGGTCTCGACGCCCTGGGTATTGCGCCGCGACCGCACGCCCGTCCTCGGCGCGGGCCGCTACCTGATCGTCGTCGAGACCGTCCGCGATGAGCGGCCGGCCTGGTCGCCCGCGCCGGATCGCCGACGGGACCCGCCATGAGGACAGGGCCGCCAAGGCCCAAGCGGTGCCGGGCCACAGATGGCCGTACCGGCATGGCGGCCAGGCCCCTTGCCGCGATCAATCCAGCACCGCGGTCTCCGCCTGCTCGACGGCGTGACAGCGCCAGCCCAGTTCGTCCTTGATGCGCAGGCGCAGCGCATCGGCGGCGTCCGGCTCACCGTGCACGATAAACGTGTGCCTGGGCGCCCTGGAAAACCCGCCCAGCCAGCGCATGATCTCGTCCGCATCCGCGTGCGCCGACAGCATCGACAGATTGTCCACTTCGGCGCGCACGGGCACGTATTCGCCGTGGATCTTGACCGTGCGGGCGCCGTCCAGCATCGCCGCGCCCCGGGTGCCCATCGCCTGAAAGCCGGCGAACAGGACCGTATTGCGCGGATCGCTGGCATAGTGCTTCAGATGGTGGATGACGCGCCCGCCCGTCGCCATGCCGCTCGCGGACAGAATGATTTTCGGCATCGGCGAGCGGTCCAGCGCCTTGGACTGCTCCACGTCGGCCACGCAGGTGGCCACGCCGTACGCGGCCAGGGCGTCGTGGCGCGACAGCCGCTGGTCGGCGCTGTGACGCAGATAGACATCGACGGCGCTGCTCGCCATGGGGCTGTCCAGGTAGATTGGCAGGTCGCGCGGAATCCGCCCCGCCTGCTTGAGTTGCCACAGGTGAAACAGCAGCAGTTGCGCACGACCGACGGCAAACGAGGGAATCACGATGGTGCCGCCCCGTTTGATGGTGCGTCCGATGATGGCCGCCAACGCGTCGGACACGCTTTCCGTACCGTGGCGCCGGTTGCCGTAGGTCGATTCGACGATCAGATAGTCCGAGGCGGCGACGGATTCGGGCGGCGGCATCAGCGGGTCGTCATAGCGGCCCAGATCTCCCGAAAACGCCAGGCTTGCGCCCGGATAGGCAAGTTCGACAATCGCCGCGCCCAGGATATGCCCGGCCCGCGTGAACCGGAATTGCAGGCCGGCCGGCAGCGCCGTCAGCTGGCCAAACGGCACCGGCCGCAACGCGGCGATGGCGCGGTGGGCATCGGCCACGGTGTAGAGCGGCAGCGCCGGCCGGTGCCGCGACAGCCCGTGCCGGTTCAGGTAGTCGGCGTCGGCCTCCTGCAGATGGGCGCTATCCAGCAGCAGCAGCCGGCACAGGTCCAAGGTGGCTTCCGAACAGTAGATTGGACCGGCGAATCCCTCGCGGACCAGCCGGGGCAGATAGCCCGAATGGTCCAGGTGCGCATGCGAGAGCACCACCGCCTCGATCTTTGACGGCGCCACGGGAAACGGCGCCCAGTTGAGCTGCCGCAGCGGCTTGACGCCCTGGAACATCCCGCAATCCAGCAGGACCAATCGACCGGCGGCATCGAGCAGGTGGCGCGAGCCGGTCACCGTGCCGGCGGCGCCGCAAAAGTGCAATCGCAGCTTGTGTGCCATGGGTCATCTCCGGACGTCGTCGCGGGCAGGTTCTTGCTTGACGAAAATCAAGATGGCTGCCGTTCGCAGGGTCACCATATAACGGACTAACGGACCAAAGCACATGCCGGGGTACGCCCCGTCACCCTGGAGAAAGCCATGAAAGCGCGCGACCTCATGACCGCAGCCCCCTATTGCGTATCCGCCAGGACCCCTGTCTCCCAGATTATGCATGCCATGCTGAATCAGGACATCAGCGCGGTGATGGTGACCGGCGACGACGGCGCGCTGCTCGGCGTGGTCAGTGAAGGCGACCTG includes:
- a CDS encoding Hsp20/alpha crystallin family protein, with translation MARLTQYSPFSTDPFADVFQAFLRPIRQQGDDQSPRMDIDITEATDKYVLKAEVPGIDKKDISVTIDGNTVIISANKEKSSEVKEGDNVIRQERYWGRVQRSVSLASPIDQAGAKAVCENGVLVLTLPKTAGSQHKSLQIE
- a CDS encoding universal stress protein; this encodes MKNVLIPIDGSENSLRAVNYMIEHVREYGPCTIHLLNVQMPIVSGTVRAFISKEMIQDYYDDESKAALNEAKAALDKAGVMYQPAMRVGQIATTITAYATEQGCDHIVMGSRGLGAAGSLLLGSVALKVLHTTHVPVVLIN
- a CDS encoding L,D-transpeptidase, which produces MRKRTSRGAWRSSAAARARRVLGAIAVCLGAVPVLAQVLPEEVERAFRQEVSPALALPKDEQARYGALAEQSLHAAGVLALGPQYVLVVDRNVKVQAAILYWLRVGEPPHYVGAAPVSTGRVGQFDHFETPAGVFAHTLANPDFRAEGTPNAKGILGYGAKGMRVYDFGWQDARQGWTPDGVSTMRLQMHATDPRVLEPRLGTPQSKGCIRIPATLNQLIDRLGLLDAEYELAADLVSTPWVLRRDRTPVLGAGRYLIVVETVRDERPAWSPAPDRRRDPP
- a CDS encoding MBL fold metallo-hydrolase RNA specificity domain-containing protein, producing MAHKLRLHFCGAAGTVTGSRHLLDAAGRLVLLDCGMFQGVKPLRQLNWAPFPVAPSKIEAVVLSHAHLDHSGYLPRLVREGFAGPIYCSEATLDLCRLLLLDSAHLQEADADYLNRHGLSRHRPALPLYTVADAHRAIAALRPVPFGQLTALPAGLQFRFTRAGHILGAAIVELAYPGASLAFSGDLGRYDDPLMPPPESVAASDYLIVESTYGNRRHGTESVSDALAAIIGRTIKRGGTIVIPSFAVGRAQLLLFHLWQLKQAGRIPRDLPIYLDSPMASSAVDVYLRHSADQRLSRHDALAAYGVATCVADVEQSKALDRSPMPKIILSASGMATGGRVIHHLKHYASDPRNTVLFAGFQAMGTRGAAMLDGARTVKIHGEYVPVRAEVDNLSMLSAHADADEIMRWLGGFSRAPRHTFIVHGEPDAADALRLRIKDELGWRCHAVEQAETAVLD